The genomic DNA TATAATTTAGATAATTTAAGTACCCTTGTTAAAGGTAATTTAGTTATCATTATAATAAGTAAAAGAATCAGTAAAGATATGATGAAAAAGTATCCAGATCTCTATTCATTAGCATATCTGCATTTAATGTTTATTAAAAATGTTGAAGGAATTAGTCAAGTAGAACTAGCGGATTTAACTAATACAAATACTTCAACCATGCACAGAAACATTAAATCATTAACTGATAATAACTATATTTTCAAAAGGATTTCTACAAGAGCAAATGAAAATGAAATTTACTTAACTCAAAAAGGTGAACAAGTAGTAAAAGATATAATTGAATGAGTTAATGAATATGAAAAAGAAATGGGTTTTAATGAAGAAAATACAATAGAATTAACAATGATGTTTAAAAAAATAATCAATAAGTATTCTGATTTTTAATATCAGAAATTATTAAAACAATTTAAATAATAGCTTATTAAAAAGCTATATGAGAATAGGCAAAATAATAGATCTTTTAATAGTATGCTATCTTTTTATCATCTTTAAATTCCCAATAAATAACACTTTTATATTTGAATTTTATACAATAAGTTATAAAATAATTATGTAATTAAATAAACTATAATAATTTTTTAGTTTATAAAATTATAAAATAGGTATTAATAATAAAGGGGTAAATTATGAAAAAATTATTAACAATTTTGGGAGCAAGTTGTTTATCAATTACAGCTAGTTCTAACGTAGTTTCTTGTTTTGATACTACACCAAAAATTAAACATACATTCGCTGATGAATTTGACATCTTTGAACTTGGCGATATTTCAGGACAAGAAGATGTACCAACATTGGAAACAATATATGATGCTATATTCAAAGCTCATGAAAATGTTATTGACTGAAGATTAACAGTCGAGTTTGAATGAATTGTATTTGTAGATACACCAACAAATGAATCTTGTATAATTAAAGTAATTGATAAAATGGCTGTTCCTTTTCATACAGGAGAAGTCACATTTACATATAAATATCAACAGATATTGGAACCTGAAATTTCTTAAGATTTTTTTCTTGAACAAAGAGATATTAAAAGAAGAACTGGTTCTTTAAAAGAAATAAGTAAATTCTCAAATTTAGTTTCTAATTGAAAATGAATTGCAAATTTAACATTATCATCTCAATTAGCTTATACTGATTTGAAAAGTTATGGAGCAAGTAGTGGTCAAGGATTATGCGAATATATAGCATTAAATATTTTAATAAATTATTCTCAAATATTTGGTAAGCATAATTTATATTCTACTTATAATAAAAATAAATATTTTTATCAGTTAAATTCTAAAGATGTAAGGCATTATGAATATGGTAGTGGTAATAAAAAAGCGATTCCTTATTTAATGTATGATAAAATTCGCTCAGATAAAGGGGGAAAATGAACTGACATTCGTGAAGGTAAAAGTATGAGAAAAATTATGAAGAAATGACTAAGTGATTATTCAAATAATTTAATTGATGATTATTCAGTTAGTTGATCACATACTTCAAAACCTGAAACTTGAATAAAAAAATATAATAGACCAGTATTACTTTCATTTTTTGCTAAAGGAGAGGCGCATTCAATTGTAATATATGGTTATAATAGTTCGACTGAAGAATATGCAGTTAATTATGGTTGACCTGGTATTGATAATGGGAAGCAAATAATTAAAAAATCTGAAATATGATCATATTTCAGTATGGGCTTTTGATATGGTCTAAGAGATAAATAAAATTAAATAATTTATTTGTCCAAAATAGTCAGTCAAGAAAATGGATAACTTTAAAAAGACTAAGCAGTTAATAGAAAGGTTGTCAATTTTTTCTGGCCAAATAATAGATCTTTTAAGAGTATTCTAACTTTTTATCATTTTTAAATTCACAATAAATAGCACTTTTATATTTGAATTTTATACAATAAGTTATAAAATAATTATGTAATTAAATAAGCTATAATAATTTTTTAGTTTATAAAATTATAAAATAGGTATTAATAATGAAAGGGTAACATTATGAAAAAATTATTAGGATTATTAGGGGCAAGCTGCTTATCAATTACAGCTAGTTCTAACGTAGTTTCTTGTTTTGATACTACACCAAAAATTAAACAAACATTTGCCGATGAATTTAAAGTTTTTGAGCTTGGTAATATTTCAGGAGAAGAAGAAGTACCAACTTTGGAAACAATATATGATGCTATATTAAAAGCTCATGAAAATATTACTGACTGAAGATTAACAGTTGATTTTGAATGAATTGTATTTGTAGATATACCAACTAATGAATCTTGTACAATTAAAGTGATTGATAAATGAGCTATTCCTTTTTATACAGGAGAAGTCACATTTACATATAAATATCAAAAGATATTAGAACCTGAATTTTTTTAATTTATTTCTTGAACAAAGAGATATTAAAAGAAGAACTGTTTCTTTAGAAGAAATAAGTAAAATCTGAAATTTAGTCTCTAATTGAAAATCAATAGCAAATTTATAATTAGTATCTCAATTATCTTATACTGATTTGAAAAATTATGAAGAAATGACTAGGTGATTATTCAGTTAGTTGATCACATACTTCAAAACCTGAAACTTGAATAAAAAAATATAATAGACCAGTATTACTTTCATTTTTTTAAGGGTGAGGCGCATTCAATTGTAATATATGGTTATAATAGTTCAACTGAAGAATATGCAGTTAATTATGGTTGACCTTTCAGTGATAATCGAGTACAAATAATTAAAAAATTTGAAATATGATCATATTTCAGTATGGGCTTTTAATATGGTCTAAGACATAAATAAAATTAAATAATTTATTTGGCTTTTTTAAATTTTATATTTAATTTGAGAGTACTAAAAGTTTTCAATTTACCAGTAGTTAAAATCTACTGGTTTTTTTAATTTTTTTAAAATAAAAAAATATAAAAGAGATTTTGAATTACTAATTAGTTCTTATATGAGTGAAGTTATTTTAATAACTAAAAGTCTAATAATTTATTATACTCCTTTAAATATAAACTTTACTTTTTTTATCTTTTGCTTGCTTTTTTTTTTTTTTTTCTATAATTAACCTAGATTATTAACAATAATCAAAGGAGGAATAAAAATGAAAAAATTATTAAGCTTATTAACTGCTTTTAGTTTAGTTGCAACAAGTAGTGTAACTGTAGTTGCTTGCGGAGACAAAACAGTTGAACCCCCAATTACTGAAGATAATAGTCAATTAATTAAGGAGTTAAAAACTGAAACTAATGAGATTTTTAAAAAGCACTTAGAGAATAATGTTTATAAAAATTTAATTGGATTACCAGAAATGGAAGTAAATAATAAGTTCTTAACTAAAAACAAGATTAAACAATACCAAGGTAAAACAGTAGGAGAAATTGATCCTTATGATCTACAACAATTAGAAATAGATATGAAAAAAGTTTTAGATATTAATGAGCTAACAAAGTCACTAAATCAATTAAAAAATGTAAACAAATATAAAATTCTTTTAAATGATGTTGAAAGTTTAATTAAAAATCTAATTTTTGATTGAGATACATTAGTAATTAAGGCTCATGAAGAAGATAAAATATATTTAGGAAATGTAATTATTGATTATAAAATTGAAGTTCAATATAAAGGAGTCAAAGATATTGAGACTTTTAATATCAATGATAATTTTAAGTATACTTCAACTAATAGTGAAGCCCTGAAAAAAGGAAGTGATGACTTTTATCAAAATATTGCTAGAGATTACTTATCTTCTGAAAATGCTATTGATAAAAAACATACAAATTTAAAATGAAATGATATTAAAGGTTCAAAAGATGAGTCAGATGGTTATGGAGTTTATGATGCTGAGTTTAAAAAATACTATCAAGACAATGCAAAGACAAACGGATTTGAAGGCTCAATGACTAATTTTATTAAAAATAATTATTTCAGTGAAGTAAGTAGTTCATTGCCACTTTCTTTTGAAGGAGATTTAATCTACAGATCATCTGACATGAATAAATACTCAATGTTTAATTCAATAAACACTGTAAAAAGTTATGAAAATGCCAACTCAATTAAATTAGATTATAAAACTGATGAGGGAAAGATATTGCTAAATACTATTTTTAGAAATGATCCAAATAAACCAGAAACTCAACAAGCATTAGTAAATAGTTATTTTACAAATGATAATTATAAAACTTGAGAAGAGCAATATAATCTTGCAAAAGAAAATTTCTTAAAAGAATTATCAATTGATAAAGAATCTTCACTTGTCCAGACAAATGAGTTTAAAAGTTCATTAGCATTAGGATATGTTAATTTAACTGGTCTATCAATTAATTTAGCAGATGGTAACTATATTCATGAATTACCTGATTTTAGAATAGCTGTTAATTATTTAATTGATGTTCAACAACCAACAAGTAAA from Spiroplasma endosymbiont of Cantharis nigra includes the following:
- a CDS encoding MarR family winged helix-turn-helix transcriptional regulator; the encoded protein is MKKQYNLDNLSTLVKGNLVIIIISKRISKDMMKKYPDLYSLAYLHLMFIKNVEGISQVELADLTNTNTSTMHRNIKSLTDNNYIFKRISTRANENEIYLTQKGEQVVKDIIEWVNEYEKEMGFNEENTIELTMMFKKIINKYSDF
- a CDS encoding lipoprotein; protein product: MKKLLTILGASCLSITASSNVVSCFDTTPKIKHTFADEFDIFELGDISGQEDVPTLETIYDAIFKAHENVIDWRLTVEFEWIVFVDTPTNESCIIKVIDKMAVPFHTGEVTFTYKYQQILEPEIS
- a CDS encoding putative cysteine peptidase; its protein translation is MKSYGASSGQGLCEYIALNILINYSQIFGKHNLYSTYNKNKYFYQLNSKDVRHYEYGSGNKKAIPYLMYDKIRSDKGGKWTDIREGKSMRKIMKKWLSDYSNNLIDDYSVSWSHTSKPETWIKKYNRPVLLSFFAKGEAHSIVIYGYNSSTEEYAVNYGWPGIDNGKQIIKKSEIWSYFSMGFWYGLRDK
- a CDS encoding lipoprotein; translation: MKKLLGLLGASCLSITASSNVVSCFDTTPKIKQTFADEFKVFELGNISGEEEVPTLETIYDAILKAHENITDWRLTVDFEWIVFVDIPTNESCTIKVIDKWAIPFYTGEVTFTYKYQKILEPEFF
- a CDS encoding lipoprotein gives rise to the protein MKKLLSLLTAFSLVATSSVTVVACGDKTVEPPITEDNSQLIKELKTETNEIFKKHLENNVYKNLIGLPEMEVNNKFLTKNKIKQYQGKTVGEIDPYDLQQLEIDMKKVLDINELTKSLNQLKNVNKYKILLNDVESLIKNLIFDWDTLVIKAHEEDKIYLGNVIIDYKIEVQYKGVKDIETFNINDNFKYTSTNSEALKKGSDDFYQNIARDYLSSENAIDKKHTNLKWNDIKGSKDESDGYGVYDAEFKKYYQDNAKTNGFEGSMTNFIKNNYFSEVSSSLPLSFEGDLIYRSSDMNKYSMFNSINTVKSYENANSIKLDYKTDEGKILLNTIFRNDPNKPETQQALVNSYFTNDNYKTWEEQYNLAKENFLKELSIDKESSLVQTNEFKSSLALGYVNLTGLSINLADGNYIHELPDFRIAVNYLIDVQQPTSKVLDNLSKFSVNSLKAWHKTMGVSYGYVYPEYNSAQDFLMVIKSSNLTNRFVEKNKTTAWYNNNSFNFYLNLGLSNRFEFTEDRLNMLNQAKLSETSIYSLGLQQKIHSSSDNVWNYTDFDWITDKNGISLKWNDGNRNINNSIMLWDLGYINFYIDLDQITLGSKTLGQKDFIKFI